The DNA region GAGTATCGAATCAAAAGGAGAACAAGCCGGCGCATGCAACCCCTGACCCGCTCTGAGTTCCATGATCACCTGTAAGATAAACCTCAACCCGCAGTCGAAAGTGCGCTCCCGGTCAGGGGTGCATGGCCTTTGACGCTAGAATGCACCGTATGCTCAAGCTCGTTGTAATCTCGTTCTTTGCTGTTCACTTTTCAGTATTTGGTTCAGAAACCAAAGCTGAATCCTTTGTTGAAAGGGTGAACGCAGTCATTAATGCTAAGAACTATGAGCAGTATAAATCTCTCATATCTAATTCTTGCTTAGTTGATTTCAACGACTCCGAGCTACTTGAGCGACTCATTCAAATGGAATTGAAGTATTCCGTCGCCAAGGATTCGGTCATAACCATTGAAGAGGTGGGTGATGTGGAGGAGCTTCCATTGAGGTCGCGTTTTGACTACGCTCCACCTCCATCGCATCGGGTTGTAATCAAGTCTGAGGGTAGAACGCGGTCCTACTTTCTGATTAATGAGGGTGATCAGTGGGGTATTTACATGCCAACACCTAAAAAGAAGCATTGAAAAGGCGTTCTAGCAGTTGAGGTGATGGCGGACGTGTGTGCACCGCCGTCGAATTAAGCGGGTTGTTTTGTTTCGCGGTTTTTCCATTGGGGCTAAGCGCCTGCGATCTATCCGGCTCATACTGACCATCTGCGGTAAAGCTGGAAGCCGCGTTCTACGGTCGCCGTCCTCGTCTGCGGTGTTTGAATGGAGGTATTTGGGACCTTTGGGGCTTTGCGTGGGTCTCAACAGGCTGAGTGGTCGCTGAGCTCCATGTGGTGAAGTTGGTTCCGCGGACGCGGGGCCGAACCTCCAATTTTCATCTGCGGAGTCGGCTTAATCTGCGGATCCCAAATGGCCACCACGAGCGACGTGACTCTCGCGTGCTGAAGTGAGCGCGCTGCGCGCGGGTCGGGATGGATTGCCGAGCAGAAGCTCAGCGCTCCAGGCGGCTTTAGGTCATCGCTTGCGCCTCATCCCGGCAATTCTGTCCATCTGCGGAAAAATACAAAGCCTCGACGTTAGACTCCGTCCTCATCTGCGTTTCTCAAATTGAGGCCCTTTGGGATCTTTAGGCTTTGCGTCAGTCTTAGGGGAGTGGTCGCTGCGCTCCATGCTGTGAAGTCGGTGAGGACACCGAACCTCCAATTAGAATCTGCGGAATCGGCGTAATCTGCGGATCTATACAACACCACGACGTTAGACGTCGACATCATCTGCGGTGTGCGAGCGCTGGGTAGGAAATTTGCAGGATGTAAATTTGGGCTTGCGTTGGCACGGGGGGGGGCATGCTCCGCGCTCCACTTGTTTCACGGGCTGTGATTGCTACTTTGTGTGTTCTTTCTCGCGGAGGTCATGGACCGGATTCCGGGGGAGATTAGCAAACACACAATCTGATTATGGGTCTTTTTGACAAAGTGAAGTCATTGGCAAATGCGATCACGGGAAATGCTGCGAAGGTATCGGTAACGGCCGCGCCAGTGACGATGGGTGAGCCGTTCGAGGTGACGGTCCAAGCGGTGGCCAACGACAGCGATGTGAATTTCAGCCGGGTGTATGTCGAGGTGCGGGGAGTCGAGAGCATCGATGTGCCGAGCACCAGCAGTGACGATGACAACCGCGTGTACCGCAGCGAGACGACCTACACCGCGGAACTGAATGTCACGGGTGCCGGGACGCTGGCGGCAGGGGCGAATGAATCATGGACCGGTGAGGTGACCATTCCCCTCAACGCGCCGGCGATCTACCGAGGCAAGTATGCGGAGCACGTGTACGAAGTGCGCGCGGGATTGGATTGCCCGGGTAACGATCCTGACTCTGGATGGGTGCGCGTTCACCTCGCGTAGTTTTTGGTTAGTGTTAGAAAATTGTAGCTTATGTCAGATACATTTACAGAAGTCACCAGTACCTCGTGGTTTTCCCGCATCGGATCGTCGATCAAGGGGATCTTTGTCGGCCTTGTGTTGATTGTGATCGCGGTGGTGTTGTTGGGTTGGAACGAAGGGCGATCGGTGGAGCGTTACAAAACGCTGAAAGAAGGGGGAGGCGCAGTGCTCTCGGTGGCCTCGGATTCGATCGATAGCAGCCATGACGGGCAACTCGTTCACACCTCCGGGTTGGCCACCAGTGACGACCGTCCGGCGGACCCTGAGTTTGGGCTTTCAACCGGCGGGCTCAAGTTGGTGCGTACGGTCGAGATGTACCAGTGGAAGGAGAACGAGGAGAAGGAGACGCGGAAGAAACTCGGCGGTGGTACCGAGACTGTGACCACTTATTCCTATGTGAAAGAGTGGAGCGAGCAGCTGCAGCGCTCGGCCGACTTCAAACAGGCTGAAGATCATGTCAACCCGACCGAGATGCGGGTGCAAAGTGCGCGCTTCACTGCCAAGCCGGTCACGCTGGGCGCCTACACATTGGCGGACCATCAGGTCAGTAAGATCAACGGCGCTGAGGGGTACACCTTGCCAGCGGACTACCAAGTGCCGGCGACATTCGGTCAGGCGACAGCCAGTGGTTCGACCATTTTCATCGGGGCGGATCCAGCGGCGCCGGTGGTGGGGGACCTGCGGGTGAGCTTCCAGGAGGTGCCGGAACAGGAGGTCAGTGTGGTCGCGGCCCAAGTGAGCGATACCTTCGAACCGTATCAGACCGAGGCCGGTGGTACCATCAGCCTGCTTGAGCGAGGCACGGTGTCGGCCAAGGCGATGTTTGAGACGGCTCAGGAGAACAACAAGGTAATGACCTGGGTGCTGCGTGTGGTTGGATTGGTGATGATGTTCATCGGCTTCAACATGCTGATGGCTCCGTTGTCGGTGCTGGCGGATGTGGTTCCATTCATCGGCAACCTGGTGGGGGCGGGCACTGCGTTTGTGGCGCTCCTGCTGGCGGCGGTGACTGGGTTGATCACCATTGCCGTGGCGTGGATTGTTTTCCGTCCGGTGCTTGCGGTGGCGTTGTTGGTCGGTGCCGGGGTTTGTGTGTATTTGATCTTTGGAAAATCGAAGAAAGCGAAGGCTGCGTGAGCGGTCGATGTGATTGATTCACACGCGCCGGCGGGAGTGATCCCGTCGGCGCGTTGTGGTTATAGAGGCTTGGTAGGGGGCGGGGCTTACCTTGCTTTTTGGACAGGACTTACATGATTGACGGGATTAAGGCTCACGCAGAGACGCTGAGACGCAGAGGTTTTGGGGGGCTGTTTCAGGATGCGTGAGTTATGAGAGAGTGGTCGCTGTGCTCCAGCTGGCGATGTCGGTGGGGACACCGAACCTCCAATTTAGAACCTGGGGAATCGGCGCAATCTGCGGATCCCAAAAAGCCGCCACGTGAGACGTGGTCGAGGTGTGCGGAAGAGAGAGCGCTGCGCGCGGGGGGGGGGGCTTGCCGAGCGGAAGCTTAGCGTTCCGAGTGGTTAGCGTTATCCGCTTCCGCCTCATCCCGTTCATCCTGTCCATCTGTGGAAAAAACAGAGCCACGACGTCTGGTGCCGTCCCCGTCTGCGGTGGCCGAATTGAGGCCCTTTGGGATCTTGGGGGCTTTGCGTGAGTTATGGGGGAGTGGTCGCTGTGCTCCAGCTGGCGATGTCGGTGGGGACACCGAACCTCCAATTCAAAATCTGCGGCATCGGCGTAATCTGCGGATCCCCAAAAGCTACCATGTGTGACGTGGTTCCCGGGCTTCGCTTCCGCTCGATCCCGATCATCCTATCCATCTGCGGAAGAACAAAAGCCACGACCGCAGGTGTCGTCCTGCGGGTTGCTGGAAGTTCCTCTTGCCGAGTTTCTTAAGGAATGTTAAACACTGAGGCGGTTTTGGCGGACTTCGTGGTTCCGGACAGTGGGGCGGATTGCTCCTTGATCGTTCGCCGAAGGTCATCGAATGTGCCTCTCATCTTATGTTGGAGATTATTGAAAAAGGCGGACACCTGATGTGGCTATTGCTGGGCTGCAGTGTCTTTGCCATGGCTGTGGCTGCAGAGCGCTTTCTCTATTACCATCGGGCGTCGATCAACGTGAGCTTGTTGCTTGAGGGGATCGGGCGTCGGCTGCGTCGCAAAGAGTATGCGGAAGCGGTGCGTGAATGTTTGGGAACTCCGGGGCCTGTGGCGCGTGTGGTTCACGCGGCGGTGCTGCATCATGATGCGCCGCGTGCGGAGTTGAAGGAGATTGTGCAAGAGGCTGGGCAGCTGGAAGTGCAGCGGCTCGAGCGTTATCTGCCGGTGCTTTCGACGATTGCTTTTGTGGCGCCGTTGATTGGTTTGCTGGGGACGATTCTTGGGATGACCGATACGTTCATTCAGGTGAGTGAGGTGAGTGGCTATGCGTCGCCGTTCCAGCTTTTCCGCGGGGTTTACCAGAGTTTGGTGACGTCGGCCGCGGGCCTGGTGGTGGCTGTGCCGGTTTTCATCATGTACTCGTTTTTGGCGTCGAACGTGCGCAGCCTGATGCGTGAGATGGAGCGTGCGGGGATCGAGGTGGTGAACCTGATCAGTGAATCGAAGCGCGACCGCGAGATTTTGTCGTTCAGTGACGAGCGCAGCGAAGTGGCTGATGAGAAGGGGCAAAAGGGGGCGCACAAGAAAGGCTAATGCCGATGCTGGCACGGGTGGTGATGAACGTTTGCGCTGCCTGACGAGCCTTTGGAGATTCTACTGATGAAGCTGCACTCGACTTTACGATTCAATCCTGGGCTGTTGTTGGTGGCGCCTGTGATGGACGTGATGTGCTCGCTGATGTTGTTCTTTTTGTTGGGCTCGGATCTGGTGGTGCCGTCTGGTGCGTCGATCGAGCTACCGCGTAGTCAGTTTGTGCTGCGGGATTTCAATGTGGGCCACACGCTGGTGGTACCGGCGGGCGACCAGCCGACGATCTTGCTCGACCGCAGGCCTGTGGCCTATGCTGAGCTGGGCGCGATGCTGGATGCGTTGGCCGCAGAGGATCGTAAGGAGAATGGTAAAGTGGGGGCGTTGATCATCCGCGCCGACCGCTATGTCCCGCACGGGCGGGTGATGGATATTCAGAATCAGGTGCTCGCGCGTGGGTTTGCGGTCGCGATTGCCGCAACCCCGGCGGATTCGTAAGCGCGGAGCGGGCTATGGCATGGTTTTCCATCTTTTCGGGTAAGCGCGTGGACGACGAGCCGGTGCAGTTGATGTTCAGCTGGCGGCGCTTCCGTTTTCCGTCCTTCAAGTTCTGCTGGTTGTTGCTCGCGGTGGTGGTGTTGCATTTGGTGGCGTTCTACCTGTTTGAGTTGGCGTCGCCGGAGCGTGGGCAGACGCTGAGGAATGATGCGCGGGTGTTGATGTTGCGGAGTTCGGATCCGATGGCGAACCGCGTGCTGCTGGCGCATTCCGAGGCGCTGAATGCATTTGATGTGTCGGCGGGCTCGACGGGGAAGTTGGACTCCGGCGTGCGGTTGACACCTTCATTCGACGACTATGAGTTGAGTGCTTTGCCGATGCCGGTGGCGTTGGAGGAGCTGGAGGGTGAGCGCTTTCCGAGCTTGCTGGACGGCGTGGTGACCGAGTTGGCGCCGCTGGCCGACGGTGTGGCGGAATTGCGGGATGGCCGGCCGGCCCAGGAGTGGCAGGTGCCGACGCAGGTGCGGTTGGTGCGTGCGGACGGAGTCGAGGTGGTGATTGATGTCGACGGGCTCGACGACGCGTTTTGGAAGGCTCACTTCGGGCGCACGGTGAGCTTTGAATTGCGAGTGGACCGCCACGGGGTGGTGACCGGGGCAATTGGTGACCGGGCGGTGGCCGAAGTGGTCACGGCGATGCGGCGTTTTCTGATCGGGGCGAAGCTGCCATTGGAGCAGGTTGAGCCGGGTATCTGGCAGAGCTGGCAACTGCGTCTGTGGTAGGGGGTGAACGGATAAGATGCGCTTATGATTCAATTGGAGCTCTCACAGATGGTGATCTTGTATATCTGCGGGATGCTTGTGTTCATCGCCGTGGTGGCGGTGATCCTGAACAGCAGGCGCAGACGCCGCGAGCGCGAGGATTGGCAGCGGCATCTGGTGTGCCGCGGGTGCATGGCGGGGTACAAGCTCGAGCGGGGGCAGGAGTGTGCGCCGTGCCCGCATTGTGGCCGTGTGAACCGACCAGACAAGCATCGCCCGCGTCTGTGAGCGTGGATTGCGTTGTTCTTATGCTGGATTCGTGTCAGATAGCTGCATAGAACGGGCAACTCCCCTGTTGCCAAGTGGCTGAGGCTGGCTTATTCAAAGGGCGTATGGATTCGGGTCATCAGGATGCATCCAAGTGAATGGCCCCGACAAACCACCAAAGACACGATTATGGACCGTAGAGTAGTCATTACCGGAATGGGAGCCGTCTCCCCAGTGGGCAACGATGTGGAGACCTTTTGGCAAAGCCTGATCGCCGGCAAGAGCGGGATCGGCCCGATCACTCAGTTTGACGTCAGTGATTACCCATGCCGCATCGCCGGTGAGGTGCGCGATTTCGATGCCTCGCAGTATTTCAATAAACCAAAAGACGCCCGCCGCACCGACCGCTACATCAACCTCGGAATGGGTGCCGCCAAGATGGCGTGGAAGGACAGTGGCATCGATTATGACTCCATCGACGCCGATCGCTTCGGTGTGATGCTTGGCAGCGGCATTGGTGGTCTTGGTTACCTTGAGAAGAACCACGAAGCACTCCTCAACAAGGGACCTGGTCGTGTTTCTCCATTCACCATCCCGATGATGATCCCGAACATGGCGAGCGGACTCGTCTCGATGGAGCTCGGGCTGCGCGGACCAAACATGGCGATCGTTACCGCATGTGCCACCGCCAACCACAACATCGGTGAAGCCTGGCGTATCATCAAGTTCGGTGACGCAGACGGATTCCTCGTCGGTGGTGCTGAATCGACCATCCTGCCAATGGGTGTGGGTGGCTTCTCCAACATGCGTGCGCTTTCGACCCGCAACGACGAGCCTGAGCGTGCATCGCGCCCGTTCGACGTCGATCGTGATGGATTCGTGATGGGTGAAGGTGCTGCCTGCTTGGTGATCGAAGAACTCGAGCACGCCAAGAAGCGCGGTGCGAACATTCTCGCCGAAATCGTCGGTTACGGTGTGTCGGGTGATGCGTATCACTTGTCGGCTCCGCAGCCGGAAGGCGAAGGCGCTGCCCGCTGTATGCAGATGGCTTTGCGCCACGCTGGCATGAACCCGGAAGAAGTGGGCTACGTCAACGCACACGGTACCTCGACCGGTCTTGGTGACATCTGCGAAACCAAGGCAGTGAAGAAGGTCTTCGGTGACTATGCCAAGGACGGGCTGATCGTTTCGTCGACCAAGTCGATGACCGGTCACCTTCTCGGTGCTGCAGGTGGTGTGGAAGCCATTGCCTGTATCCAAGCGCTGCGTGAGGGAATCATCCCGCCGACCATCAACCTTGAGAACCAAGATCCTGAGTGTGACCTCGACTACTGCGCCAACACTGCACGCGAAGTGCAGGTCGACGCAGCTCTGAGCAACTCGTTCGGATTCGGCGGTCACAACGCATCGTTGCTCTTCAAGCGCTACGCCTAAGGCGAGCGGTTGTATTGGTAGTTTTTAAATTGTCCGGCGCATGGGGATCCGTCCCCGTGCGCCGGATTTTTTTTGGGAAGGTTTTAGGGTGTTAGGTTTTATGTTTTAGGTGACTGAGCCTGCGTGGCTTTAGTCGTCCTTATCCTTATCCTTATCCTTATCCTTATCCTTATCCTTATCCTTATCGATATCGATATCGATATCGGTATCGGTATCGGTATCGGTATCGCAATCCTGATCGAACCGTGGTCTCGGAGCTGATTGAGCGGCCGTCGGGTGGGTGCTCTGGTTAGTCGAGGTCGTCCGCTCGGCCGGTTGTGCGCGGGCATCAATCCCACGGTGTGGTCGCCTGAGGCTCCCGTCACCCTGGGCTGGTTTGCATTTCCCCTTCGGGGAATGGGGGCGCCTGAGGGCTGTGGAACGAGGAGCGGCGTCGCGGTAATTGTCTGTATCCTTATCGTTATCCAAATCGCAATCGGAGCGGAGCGATTCGTGCGGCGTGCCTCAGCGATGCCGATTGCGATGGGGGCGAGTCGAGTTTAACGAGGCTGCTTAGTCCTCGTCGTCCTTTTGTTCTTGTTCGAGCAGGGGGCTGTGGGAGTGGACGCGGTAGGGGCCGGGGTGGCCGGCGAGGGCGGCGCGGCGGCGGGCGTCGCGTCGTTTTTGGCCGTGGAGGTTGAGGATGCTGGTGACTTCTGCGCCGATGATGAAGCTGAGCACGGCGAGGTAGATCCAGAGGAAGAGAACGAAGACGGTGGCGGCACCGCCGTAGATCGAGGTTAGGCCCGGGGCGTAGTGGAGGTAGAGTTCGAGTCCGAACTTGAGCGAGGCGACTAACAGTGCGCTCACCGCGGCTCCGGCGAAGGCGGCGTGCCACACCGGGCGGCGGCGGGGGAGGACCTTCATCAGCAATGCGAAGCCAATGGTGATGGCGGCATAGGATGAGAAAATCTGGATGCGGTGGAAGAAGCGGATGCGACTGAGAAGCTCCGAGTCCGCGTTCTCTGCGAAGTGTCCGAGCACCGTGCTGAAGATTGCCGAGGCGACGACGAGGAAGCCGAAGAGTAGCATCATGGCAGCGGAGATGCCGCGGCTGGCGAGGCGGGCCGGCCATTTGCGGGCTGGCTGGGCGGGGTCCATTTCAAAGATGCGGTTGAGCATCTTGCGGGTGCGGCCAAGTGAGGCACTGCCGGAGAAGAAGAGCGTGAGCGCTGTGACGACGAAGGTGCCATTCCAGCCTGGAGATAGCGCGTAGTTGAGTAGCAGGTCGTTGATCATCATGGCCGAGTCCTGTCCCATGACTTGCTCCAGCACTTTGAGCAGCTCCCCCTGGGCGGCCTGACGTCCGAGCACGGTGCCGGCGAGGGTGATCGCCACGAGCATGACGGGGACGAGGGAGAGCAATGTGTAGAACGAGAGCGCGGCGGCGGCATCCGTGTTGTCATGGCGGCGCCAGCGGGCGGCCATTTGTTGTGCGAAGTGACGCGGAAGTTTGAACCATGGGCGGGTCATGAGCTCGGGGAGGGTACCGATTGATCAATCCATAATGTGGGCGCGAGGTCAAAGTGATCGTCGATCAACGTGGTGGAAGCGCCCGATCTTGTGCGGGATACGCGGATATTTGGGTGAGGATTGGGAAGTTGGGGGTGAGGTGTGGGCGGAGGTTGAGTCGTGTGGCTAGTTATGGCAAACGGATAGCGCCCTTGATCGGCGAGTGCAGCGGTTGCTTCGCCTACGAAATTGTCATGATATTCCAGTCGCTCGAGTTTTTGATATTTCTGGCGTTGCTGGTGTCTGCGTACTGGTGGTTGCCGCACCGCGTGCAGAATGTGCTGCTATTGGTTGCGAGCTATGTTTTCTACTGCTGGGTGCACCCGTGGTACGGGTTGTTAATGGGGTTTACGACGCTGGTCGACTACACGGCGGCTAGATTGTTGGTCGCGCGGCCTGCGGGGTCGCGCGGGCGGAAGCGGATTTTGGCGACGAGTCTGACGGCGACCTTCTCGGTGTTGTGTGGCTTCAAGTACTTCAACTTCTTCACCGATGCGGTGTGGTCGGCGTTTCACGCTGTTGGTTGGGATTGGTCGCGGCCGATGATCGACATCCTGCTGCCTGTGGGGATTTCGTTCTACACATTCCAGAGTGCGTCGTACGTGGTGGATGTGTTCCGCGGGCGTGAGCGGGTCCGCCATTCGTTGGTGGATTACGCGTTGTTTGTGTCGTTTTTCCCGCAGTTGGTCGCGGGGCCGATTGAGCGCGCCGGGCATTTGCTGGCGCAGATCCAGAAGCCGCGTGTACTGGACTGGACGGGCTGGCGGCTTGGCTTGGTGCGGATTTGCTGGGGAATGTTCAAGAAGCTGGTGATTGCGGATGGAGCAGGGTTGATTGCCAACCGCGCGTTCTCTATTGAGGATCCGAGCTTCCCGATTGTGGCGGGTGGGGTGATTGCGTTCGGTGTGCAGATTTACGCGGATTTCAGTGCTTACACGGATATTGCCCGTGGCGCGGCGAGGTTGTTGGGTTTCGATTTGATGCGGAACTTCCGTCACCCGTATTGTGCGACATCGCCGGCGGAGTTCTGGCGCCGCTGGCACATCTCGCTTTCCACGTGGTTCCGCGACTACGTCTACATTCCGCTCGGTGGTTCCCGGTGTAAGCCCAGGCGCGTGGCGGTGAACTTGCTGGTGACCTTTGGGCTGTCCGGTTTGTGGCACGGGGCGAGCTGGAACTTCGTGATCTGGGGGCTCTACCATGGCGCGTTGGTGGCGCTGCAGCATTTGTGGTCCGGTTTCAGGAAGGGGAAAGGCGAGAGCGGGGGCGCTCCGATGGGCTGGGTGCGGACGGCCGGCGCGTGGTTGGCCACGTTTGTGCTGATGCACGTGGGGTGGATGATGTTCCGTGAGCAGAACACAGAGTACCTGTTGAGCTATTTCGCGCTGGTGCCGTGGGAGGCTTCGGTGGCGGACTGGGAGACCGGCTTGTATTTTGCGGTGCATGCCCAGATTCTGGCGTTGCCTTTGTGGATCCATGCTGCCGTGGATCCAGGGCCTACAGGTTGGTTGGAGCGGGTGTGGCCGCGATGGGAGAACCGCTGGGGCGGTGTGGTGTTGCAGGCGGTGTTGGTCTTTCTGCTGGTGATGGCGACCTTTGCGCTGCGGAGTCCGGTGTCGTCGAACTTTATCTATTTCCAGTTCTAGGAGTGGGGTAAGCTGTCCCTCCGGGACGAGGTGGTTTGAGGGGGGCAGGATCCGGAGGTTGAAACCTCCGGCTAACCGGTAAGCGATCGCTTCGCGATGGGGCGTGTGGCGGAGGTTCTCGTTGCGGGTGACCGTGGGGGGCGCGATGAGGAGGGGCTTTCAGGCCGCTGATGTAGGGGAGACGGCGGTATTCAGGGGCTGCGTCCCGGGCTGGTATGAAATGCAGCTTTGGTGCAGGGAGAGTGGCGTGAGCTGGGCGGTGGTGCGCTTGAGCTCAACGTGGCGTGGCGGCGGAGGTCAGGCTGAGTGGAGGCTTACGTGTGACGGCGGTGGGGCTTGGGGTGTTGGGATATGGGCACGAAAAAAGACCGCCTGAGATCAGGCGGTCTTTTTGAAATCTTAATCTATCCGGTGATCCGGATGGAGTGATTAGAAAGTGTCGACGTCCAACACCTGACGGTCACCGTAGTAGCCGCAGGATGGGCATGCGATGTGACCAGGCTTGGTGCTTCCGCACTCGGAGCAGGTTTGGAACTTAGGAGCGTGCCAGCGGTTGGCGCCGCGGCGTTGACGTTTGCGGCACTTGGAGGTTCTGGTTTTCGGAGAAGCCATGGTGGTTGGTTGGTTAAGTTTTCTAAAGTTTCAGGATGGCGCCGTCTGGCAGTCGGCTATGGATTCGATTTTTCATCGTCGTTGGATGACCATTGGTCCAATGCGGACCAAACATCAGGACCATCCTGAGATGAAGGGTCACTTGCGTCTTCCTCGGCATCGTCGATGTCGTCTGGACGGGCTGTGAACCGATCACCGACCGAACATTCCCTGTCGTCGCTTGCTGCGTCGCAATGCGGGTAGGCCGGAAGGTCGAGAAGTATATCTTCGCGGATTCGCTCTGTCAAATCGATCGTTGGACGATTTTCGGTTTCGACTTCAGCGGAGTAATTTTCGATTCGGTGGTGGTAGGGGAAGTGCTCGAGGCAGCGGGTGCATTCGAGTTCGAAGTCGGCTTCCAGCGTGCCTTCTACGCGGACGACTTCTTCGAAGTTGTAGGCGCGGAGGTCGTAATGAAGTGGGCCGAGTGGGCGGGCATCGTTGTCCGCCAGTTGGAAGATGTCCTCGGAGGTTTCACCGACCACGTGGAGGCCGGCGACCGGGATGTCGTCGAGATGAATGTTGAGAGACATTTTGAAGTAGCGTGTAGCCAGTAGGAAGTAGGGAAGGGTGTTTCGCTTAACCCTGAGATACTGGTTTTACGTGTTAAGTGTTTACGTTTTGCGAGGGATTATGGGTGAGGGGCGAGTGGATCGTAAACTTCGCTCATCGCTTGCGCAAAATCCCGTCAATCCGCGAAATCTGTGGAAAGATACTATGCCTTCAGTTTGGAGCGCAGGGCGGTGGCGATGTGTGGGGGGACAAAGGATGAGATATCTCCGTCGAGACGGGCGACTTCTTTGACCATGCGTGAACTAAGATACGAGTATTCGTCCTTTGGCATCAGGAAGATTGTCTCGAGTTCAGGTTTGAGTTTGCGGTTCATCAGAGCCATCTGGAATTCGAATTCGAAGTCGGAGATGGCTCTCAGGCCGCGGATCACGGCGGTGACTCCGAGTTGCTCGGCGTAGTTGACCAAGAGTCCGTCGAAGGTGACGGCGCGTGCGTTGGTAATCCCTGCCTTGGCGAGGGTTTCGGTGATCAGGTCGACGCGTTCTTCGTTGGTGAAGAGCGGGTTCTTGGCGTCGTTGTGTGCTGCCGCGACGATGACTTCGTCGAAGAGCTTTGAGGCGCGTTGAACGATGTCGAGGTGGCCGTAGGTGATGGGATCAAAGGAGCCTGGATAGAGAGCGGTCCGCATTGGGAAAGGAGTGGCCG from Sulfuriroseicoccus oceanibius includes:
- a CDS encoding MBOAT family O-acyltransferase, whose translation is MIFQSLEFLIFLALLVSAYWWLPHRVQNVLLLVASYVFYCWVHPWYGLLMGFTTLVDYTAARLLVARPAGSRGRKRILATSLTATFSVLCGFKYFNFFTDAVWSAFHAVGWDWSRPMIDILLPVGISFYTFQSASYVVDVFRGRERVRHSLVDYALFVSFFPQLVAGPIERAGHLLAQIQKPRVLDWTGWRLGLVRICWGMFKKLVIADGAGLIANRAFSIEDPSFPIVAGGVIAFGVQIYADFSAYTDIARGAARLLGFDLMRNFRHPYCATSPAEFWRRWHISLSTWFRDYVYIPLGGSRCKPRRVAVNLLVTFGLSGLWHGASWNFVIWGLYHGALVALQHLWSGFRKGKGESGGAPMGWVRTAGAWLATFVLMHVGWMMFREQNTEYLLSYFALVPWEASVADWETGLYFAVHAQILALPLWIHAAVDPGPTGWLERVWPRWENRWGGVVLQAVLVFLLVMATFALRSPVSSNFIYFQF
- a CDS encoding YihY/virulence factor BrkB family protein; this encodes MTRPWFKLPRHFAQQMAARWRRHDNTDAAAALSFYTLLSLVPVMLVAITLAGTVLGRQAAQGELLKVLEQVMGQDSAMMINDLLLNYALSPGWNGTFVVTALTLFFSGSASLGRTRKMLNRIFEMDPAQPARKWPARLASRGISAAMMLLFGFLVVASAIFSTVLGHFAENADSELLSRIRFFHRIQIFSSYAAITIGFALLMKVLPRRRPVWHAAFAGAAVSALLVASLKFGLELYLHYAPGLTSIYGGAATVFVLFLWIYLAVLSFIIGAEVTSILNLHGQKRRDARRRAALAGHPGPYRVHSHSPLLEQEQKDDED
- a CDS encoding YceD family protein, translated to MSLNIHLDDIPVAGLHVVGETSEDIFQLADNDARPLGPLHYDLRAYNFEEVVRVEGTLEADFELECTRCLEHFPYHHRIENYSAEVETENRPTIDLTERIREDILLDLPAYPHCDAASDDRECSVGDRFTARPDDIDDAEEDASDPSSQDGPDVWSALDQWSSNDDEKSNP
- a CDS encoding TMEM43 family protein, with protein sequence MSDTFTEVTSTSWFSRIGSSIKGIFVGLVLIVIAVVLLGWNEGRSVERYKTLKEGGGAVLSVASDSIDSSHDGQLVHTSGLATSDDRPADPEFGLSTGGLKLVRTVEMYQWKENEEKETRKKLGGGTETVTTYSYVKEWSEQLQRSADFKQAEDHVNPTEMRVQSARFTAKPVTLGAYTLADHQVSKINGAEGYTLPADYQVPATFGQATASGSTIFIGADPAAPVVGDLRVSFQEVPEQEVSVVAAQVSDTFEPYQTEAGGTISLLERGTVSAKAMFETAQENNKVMTWVLRVVGLVMMFIGFNMLMAPLSVLADVVPFIGNLVGAGTAFVALLLAAVTGLITIAVAWIVFRPVLAVALLVGAGVCVYLIFGKSKKAKAA
- a CDS encoding ExbD/TolR family protein, which gives rise to MKLHSTLRFNPGLLLVAPVMDVMCSLMLFFLLGSDLVVPSGASIELPRSQFVLRDFNVGHTLVVPAGDQPTILLDRRPVAYAELGAMLDALAAEDRKENGKVGALIIRADRYVPHGRVMDIQNQVLARGFAVAIAATPADS
- the rpmF gene encoding 50S ribosomal protein L32, with protein sequence MASPKTRTSKCRKRQRRGANRWHAPKFQTCSECGSTKPGHIACPSCGYYGDRQVLDVDTF
- a CDS encoding MotA/TolQ/ExbB proton channel family protein — encoded protein: MLEIIEKGGHLMWLLLGCSVFAMAVAAERFLYYHRASINVSLLLEGIGRRLRRKEYAEAVRECLGTPGPVARVVHAAVLHHDAPRAELKEIVQEAGQLEVQRLERYLPVLSTIAFVAPLIGLLGTILGMTDTFIQVSEVSGYASPFQLFRGVYQSLVTSAAGLVVAVPVFIMYSFLASNVRSLMREMERAGIEVVNLISESKRDREILSFSDERSEVADEKGQKGAHKKG
- the coaD gene encoding pantetheine-phosphate adenylyltransferase, which codes for MRTALYPGSFDPITYGHLDIVQRASKLFDEVIVAAAHNDAKNPLFTNEERVDLITETLAKAGITNARAVTFDGLLVNYAEQLGVTAVIRGLRAISDFEFEFQMALMNRKLKPELETIFLMPKDEYSYLSSRMVKEVARLDGDISSFVPPHIATALRSKLKA
- the fabF gene encoding beta-ketoacyl-ACP synthase II; the encoded protein is MDRRVVITGMGAVSPVGNDVETFWQSLIAGKSGIGPITQFDVSDYPCRIAGEVRDFDASQYFNKPKDARRTDRYINLGMGAAKMAWKDSGIDYDSIDADRFGVMLGSGIGGLGYLEKNHEALLNKGPGRVSPFTIPMMIPNMASGLVSMELGLRGPNMAIVTACATANHNIGEAWRIIKFGDADGFLVGGAESTILPMGVGGFSNMRALSTRNDEPERASRPFDVDRDGFVMGEGAACLVIEELEHAKKRGANILAEIVGYGVSGDAYHLSAPQPEGEGAARCMQMALRHAGMNPEEVGYVNAHGTSTGLGDICETKAVKKVFGDYAKDGLIVSSTKSMTGHLLGAAGGVEAIACIQALREGIIPPTINLENQDPECDLDYCANTAREVQVDAALSNSFGFGGHNASLLFKRYA